One Aphelocoma coerulescens isolate FSJ_1873_10779 chromosome 8, UR_Acoe_1.0, whole genome shotgun sequence genomic region harbors:
- the LOC138114148 gene encoding protein FAM163A-like, protein MTAGTVVITGGILATVILLCIIAVLCYCRLQYYCCKKNDSDEEEEEEEEEEEEEEEEPELPTHSHLGMCNACSSRVVDGQGSPAPPPSELNQHGAHTYCPTCSPYGSPFYIRTADMVRNGGERVTYTPACYKEMGPPLNMATLQSYTVSRHGLLRDGFLNPRAISTEV, encoded by the exons ATGACAGCGGGAACTGTTGTTATCACCGGGGGAATCCTAGCGACGGTGATCCTACTGTGCATCATTGCTGTGCTCTGCTACTGTAGGCTACAG TACTACTGCTGCAAGAAAAATGACTccgatgaagaagaggaggaggaggaggaggaggaggaggaggaagaggaagagccCGAGCTGCCCACGCACTCGCACCTGGGCATGTGCAACGCGTGCAGCTCCCGCGTGGTGGACGGGCAGGgcagccccgcgccgccgcccagCGAGCTCAACCAGCACGGGGCTCACACCTACTGCCCGACCTGCTCCCCCTACGGCTCCCCCTTTTACATCCGGACTGCCGACATGGTGCGCAACGGGGGCGAGAGGGTCACCTACACCCCCGCGTGCTACAAGGAGATGGGGCCTCCCCTCAACATGGCCACCCTGCAAAGCTACACGGTGAGCCGCCACGGCCTGCTCCGCGACGGCTTCCTGAACCCCCGGGCCATCAGCACGGAGGTGTAG